In Methanocaldococcus lauensis, a single genomic region encodes these proteins:
- a CDS encoding ATP-dependent DNA helicase translates to MDFEKYIMEKFPYPKIREPQKRMMLKIYESILNKKNLIIEAPTGVGKTLGYLIPAIYFAEKGKKVVILTETIDQQVRIYEDLSSIKHNLKVAYLMGKGNYICKSKGGKANRLYCQLNKKCPYRPNKRPICYCGTKKEAIKFEDKTIYYCPYCVCEYQKAKIDSILADIVVVNNSMFYYAKEDIESKRDIDIIICDEAHKLENSVRNASTIVINPDMAINRLKYMAIYYAPNILKKRLDVEDENFWEIIENYLVNKNVDLDICKETIIFDGEIHSWRYKTELAILGSILDGYYQINNIKNKILKFNENEEIDKNELKFDIDNRALISIELDFIHKKKLSDMHILEFIENIKNLKYINDNYVIYRSGNSLLCEPVFVSTHLKELYGNAVVIHCSATIGNLEMHAIKTGVDNPDFLVLESPFPKDRKIIIGLKDGVDMKYEKRDREKANKNLLKILEAINGNSLVLFKSYEDLDNFYKYLKREIDKTNIKNKNIHVYEQGMDGKEAKELKERFERVGGILLATGRFAEGVDIPGEALVGVVIDTLPFPVPTPLILREQKILEEKFKKRNIKNAHWRAFLMTSFDRMARTLVQMIGRLIRTENDYGVVVIQDKRFSDWVGRVLKEKGYLKDDYEIMSLNMAIKYIPKFMSQFRR, encoded by the coding sequence ATGGATTTTGAAAAATATATTATGGAGAAATTTCCTTATCCTAAGATTAGAGAGCCACAAAAAAGAATGATGCTAAAAATTTATGAAAGTATTTTAAATAAAAAAAATTTGATAATTGAGGCTCCAACTGGTGTAGGTAAAACTTTGGGTTATTTAATTCCTGCCATTTATTTTGCTGAAAAGGGAAAAAAAGTTGTTATTTTAACTGAAACTATTGACCAACAGGTTAGAATTTACGAGGATTTAAGTTCTATAAAGCATAATTTAAAGGTTGCCTATCTGATGGGAAAAGGTAACTATATATGTAAATCAAAGGGTGGGAAAGCAAATAGGTTATATTGCCAACTAAATAAAAAATGTCCTTATAGACCAAATAAAAGACCTATCTGTTACTGTGGGACTAAAAAAGAAGCAATAAAATTTGAAGATAAAACTATTTATTACTGTCCTTATTGTGTTTGTGAGTATCAAAAGGCAAAAATTGATAGTATTTTGGCTGATATTGTTGTAGTAAATAATAGTATGTTTTACTATGCAAAGGAAGACATTGAGAGTAAGAGAGATATAGATATAATTATCTGTGATGAGGCACACAAATTAGAGAACAGTGTAAGAAATGCTTCCACAATAGTTATTAATCCAGATATGGCTATTAATAGATTAAAATATATGGCTATTTATTACGCTCCAAATATTTTAAAAAAGAGGTTGGATGTTGAGGATGAAAACTTCTGGGAAATTATTGAGAATTATTTAGTTAATAAAAATGTAGATTTAGATATCTGCAAAGAAACGATTATTTTTGATGGAGAGATACACTCTTGGAGATATAAGACAGAATTAGCTATATTGGGATCTATATTAGATGGATACTATCAAATAAACAATATAAAAAATAAAATTTTAAAATTTAATGAAAATGAAGAGATTGATAAAAATGAACTTAAATTTGATATTGATAATAGAGCTTTAATTTCTATAGAACTCGATTTTATTCATAAAAAGAAACTGTCTGATATGCACATTCTTGAATTTATTGAAAATATCAAAAATTTAAAATATATTAATGATAATTATGTAATCTATAGAAGTGGAAATTCCTTACTATGTGAGCCTGTTTTTGTTAGTACTCATTTAAAAGAACTTTACGGTAATGCAGTAGTTATTCATTGTTCTGCCACAATAGGAAACTTAGAAATGCACGCTATAAAAACAGGAGTAGATAATCCAGATTTTTTAGTTTTAGAGAGCCCATTTCCAAAAGATAGAAAGATAATTATAGGCTTAAAAGATGGAGTAGATATGAAGTATGAAAAAAGAGATAGAGAAAAGGCTAATAAAAACTTATTAAAAATATTGGAGGCAATAAATGGAAACTCCTTAGTTTTATTTAAAAGCTATGAAGATTTAGATAACTTCTATAAATATCTAAAAAGAGAAATTGACAAAACTAATATTAAAAATAAAAACATTCATGTATATGAGCAAGGAATGGATGGAAAAGAGGCTAAGGAATTAAAAGAAAGATTTGAGAGAGTTGGAGGGATTTTATTGGCAACTGGTAGATTTGCTGAGGGTGTGGATATTCCCGGCGAGGCGTTAGTTGGAGTTGTTATTGACACACTACCTTTTCCAGTCCCTACTCCTTTAATATTAAGAGAACAAAAAATATTAGAAGAAAAATTCAAAAAGAGAAATATTAAAAATGCTCATTGGAGAGCTTTTTTAATGACATCATTTGATAGAATGGCAAGGACTTTAGTGCAAATGATTGGAAGGTTAATAAGAACAGAGAATGATTATGGAGTTGTAGTTATACAAGATAAGAGATTTTCAGATTGGGTTGGGAGAGTTTTGAAGGAAAAAGGGTATTTAAAAGATGACTATGAAATTATGAGTTTAAATATGGCTATAAAATACATTCCTAAATTTATGAGTCAGTTTAGAAGATAA